One Acropora palmata chromosome 2, jaAcrPala1.3, whole genome shotgun sequence genomic window, CTGCCTCTATTACCAATTTGTCaaactttcctttgtttaaaaCCAAAGTGCAACCTAGTATGAATTAGTTCCTGCCCTAATCCTTCACAACCCgtattttgtttaatattgTCTTGTAGAGGTGGCCTCTCCTATAAGCCTGGTGGTTTCCTGAGGTCTCCTCCCCTAACAACCTCTGCTgtatgttttttaaaaatttgttgtACACATAAAGGCaaataaatgatgatgatgatgatgatgccgATGAACCCACATGATAATGAtgtctctttcattttcccttCAAGATCCAGCACAAAGATTACAGATGGCACCACCTTCAAAAGTTACTGGGCTATTAAAATCATTTGGAGGTTCCGATATACCAGTTACAATCATAGCAGgttatttcaatttaatgTACAAGAATACTGTCATTTCCCCTTTTATCATACGATTAAATGTTCAAAATGctttggaaaaaatatttatttaaggTTCAATGGTGAAATTAAAGACAACATGGTGTCAGCCACTCAACCCAAGGAATTCATTATGCAGCACTACAGAGATTTAAAAGTTTATAAAGATCAAATAAATGCAAATGTGCAATGTAACACGCTCTTGAACTCTCCACTACAAAAACAGATTGCTAGATTTCACTATTTAtgtttttaaagcattttacATTCAAATTATTCTTCTTTTAATGTTAGGTACCAGTGAAGATCCATTTTACCAAGAAGGTACACGAGGTAAGTGTACACAATGTTACTGCTTTTCATTATCATGATATGGTGAATTTGTGTCCTTCTGTTTAAAAGGTAGATGAGAGCCCATCAAGGTGTTATATTTGAGGATGACATTGGCAGCTGACAAACCATCTGATAAATGAATAGCATGCTCAGAAGCAAATTTTTGGAGGCAttggtgaaattttgaggacaatctaTTAGCCAATAACACTTTCTAATAAATAGAAATTTTGTGTGTGATGTatgttctttgtttctttttagcaGGAAGAGTTACAGAAAACTTTTCATCACTTGGTTTGGGAGGTATGCCCCTTGCCTAATTCCAGTATCAGTacagtaataatttatgaCTCTTCCATTTCTTTCATGCTTCATCTCTTAAGTAATGACAACAAGCTGTAAAAAATGCTCCTACTTTTTTACTAGGTATaggattgaaaaaaaaaaagaaatttactgCTAAAACGCCTGGTGGTGAAaaagattattattttcatgaaatgGACCTATTCATTCTGCAGGTATTACAGAGACCATGTTCTCTAGAACAGAGGAGGTGGCCAGATGCATTCAGTTAATGCAACAGTCATGCATTGACAACAACTTGGCATTTGAGGTCACAATACCCCCATTCATGAATCACTCATTTGAGGAGGTGATTACATTCTTTCTACTTCATCATAGGAATTGACaccttttaataattattggtattCAATAACTTTGATTATACATGTGTATTGAACAGTCATTTTGTATGTTGAGTTGACAGATAGTGTGGGGAAGGCTAGATAAGGTGGAAGGGATCTGTTTTATCTGTCCCTTGGCTGACATCGCAGCTTTGCATATTTGTGCCAGTTCTTTAGCACCTTAAGTAATTACTGAGATAGTTTAAGTGGATGTTAGACACAGTAAAATCTATTAAGTCCCACTCCCAGGAGTCAATGGGTTAAATGGGGACATGGTTTGAGAGTGGATGTTAATTAACCTCTTCACTCAGACACCTGAACTGCCCTGGACCACCCACATTGACgtgtaaaaattaatagtcTGGCAttagagtaaaatctattaaAATCAATGGGttattaaaaatatgtttGCAATAATTGCAAGGGTTGAATCTATAATAACAAAAGCTAATTCATAATCACAGTTTGTAGATATCATTTGCGAACTGATGCAGTAACATCTACTATGAATATGGATACCAGTTTATTTCATGCCATGTCCTGTGTATGCCTTTATCATCAGAACTTGCCATCGTAAAGACATTTTCTCgcatgaaaactaattttttgCATACTGTAACAAGCTGTTGGATTGTATAAGACTTGGCCAGAATTCTTGTGTTTCCATTGTTCAAAATTTACTGTAAAAGTGGGTTTGAAGTCCTTGATGCTCTTATAGACATACCAAGCCTTCACGAGATCTTGCTTAACTTATATTGTTCAACTACGACTCCAAAGTTTGACTAGTCTTGTATTTTTACTAGCATGTTGACAGCAAAACCCTTTACTTTGCagccagagaaaaaaaaagccttctCTTTAGTTCTctccatttttatttttagatatgTTGGCAGGCACATGACAGCAGGAGGGCTGTTGTGGTTGTCCTGTTAAATcccagtagtcaccacaatCAGTCAAGGTCTGCCATGTTAAGGTAAACTAAATAAAAATGCTACAAGGATTTTATGTACATGAATATCACTGAtgaagaagaataaaaaatttgctttgaagGAATGTGGCCTTCCCCTTTCCTTAACGTCTGGATTTGCCACTGTTAAGTATCCTTTGAAGAAAAGATTTGAAACCTGCCCATCACAGTAGTCAGGAACAATGGCGTATTTTGAGAATAAATAATGTTGTCTTGATTCTTTTGCAAAGGGTTCTTCAAAGATTACAAGAAGCATGCCAGGAAAGTGACTGGTTCTTTCCATGGGTCGCAGAGACCTCTTCAATAGGTGGTGAAAGAGGTAATAAAGAATACTGGAAAGGAGTGCGTACAAATCACAAAATTGTGGTTGGGGTTATAGTATAAGaaccaaataaaattttaatctgTGGCACCCATTATCCATGTACATACAGTCGGTTTGTAAATATTACTCATTTCATTCTGTGCATGTCCCTTTTGGTGCAAATTGCATCCTAACCAAAACTATAAGTACtggtaattttaaattatcATGATCAATATAACAAGGAAGCTTCCTCACCACTGGTCCTTTTGCACATTGTCGTTTTTTATACCTTTTTCATCTCTTCAAGACTTTGTGGTACATGAAATAAACTTGACTACTCAAACATCACTCTTTACCAGCCCCAATGCTAAGACTGGTTACTGACTGTTTTTGTGACTtgtatttctttcctttgtgcAATAGTTGGTACACTGTATGGACATGGAGATTATGACCAAATAATCATCTTGGCTCCATCAAGTCAGCAGACCCCAGTATTTGTGGATCGTGTAGGAGGTACATAACAGTctgcaaacttaaaaaaaaagtcacctCATGAATCTACCCTGCTTTGTAACACAACAGAAAAGTTCAGTATGCTTCTAACCAGATTGACTCTATGCCTTGACCAATGATGTACAAAGaataaggcaaaaaaataaaacccaTTGCAACTGTTTGTATTGGTTCAGTCAAACCTCGACTAACAGACACGTTACCGTACACCTCCCGATTGCAGACACGAAACCGTGGTCCTGTGGATTCCTTCCCTAAAACACTATAtatagaccgtattcataaatggcggcttagtaattattcttttgtctttatgCTAATCATCCTCACACGAGcacaattcaaaagcatttttgTTCTAAAGTGAAGCTACCGGTAGTTAAGACGGTTAGCACAACGACAAAAGAAATACTTCTTAactgccatttatgaatacgttCTATTTAACCTCCCATAAGAGGACATCTCTCGTAAGTAGACACGGACACCTATCGTCCTGTTGGCGAACAGTAAACAATACTAATCGAGAAAATTTCTAACGAAATGGGTTTGAATTTAATGGTTTAATCGCATACTGTCCTAGACAAAACATGGCCTTTTTGATtacaattaacttttttgaatTACAGCACAtcaaagttttccttttctaaCTTTTCTTCAATCCAATCGCACCAAAATTTGTCtccttgaaattaaattcaacTTGCAAGGCAATTCCATTCAATATCCTGCTCCATCACAGTTTATCTGCAATCCCGTAATAGGAACTGTTGCTGAGTTAGACACACTCTTAAGTAACTTTGTAACCCAATCTCAAGCATAATAATCTCAAGCatttgtaataaacaaatggcATCTTATACAAACCCAGCCCTTACTTAGAGAAATCCTTAAAAACCCTACTGTAATTTCATATAGAAAAGGGAGGTCTTTGAAAGATGTACTTGTTCGAGCAAAGCTCTGAGGTCTTTAAATTTCATATCTTTACCGATAAGACTCACGTTTGGCCTGACTACACCTTGCATTTGACTACACTAATGCATTCTTTTTTGAACCTCCTGTAAGCGGACACTCACCGTTGGTCCCGATGGTGTCCACTTACGGGAGGTTTGACTGTAGTTTGTTAAAAAGcacataattattgttatttgtatCACCCAACAGGTGCTGATTTTCACAACTTCGATCATAAGACCCTTTATGAGAGGATCAAAATAATGATAGAAGGATTGAGCTTGGAAAGGTTCGTACTAACATTACAGAATCATTTTTCCCATAATACAAACTGCATGCACTCAGTCAGACTATCATGTTAATGTTTGTATTATCCACTATTCAATTTTATATCACTCAGTTTTCTCATAACTTTTGTTAGTAACCTAATTTGGAACCTTGACGATTGATGTAAAATTGCACTTGTATAGGGAACGTCTATCTCAATGGAGGTTGTTACGAAAGGAACAGGAGAAAAACCTCCAAGATATTCAAGAGAAGGAGAGGGCAACGACTGTGAGTAAAATAGTTAAAGGAGACAACAGGCAAGCAATTTTTAGAATAACCGACCCTGTATGGCACTGattgaaactttcaaaagaaGCAGGTTGGGAGCTGTAGACTACTGTTTAACCCATCCACCTTAGTAACTGCTCACATGTACCTACCTATTTAGTACTTACTTTTTTGATGcctcattctttgccttttggGGGACAGGAGGACTACAATCCCAAACTTTTATCTGTTCCACAGCTTTTTACATCTGGGCCAGTATACATGTACGTCTATTGCAAAAAGTCgaaaaaaggcaaatgaaCTGGCAAATTACGTAAAATTGTGCAAAGGATGCATTTCATTGACTTTGGACTGATAagacgttttttttctccaagactgaagaaaattttgtaaatacatttttctttttaaaaataattactaataatattttCTTAGGATGAAGAAAGGAGAAATGTGCACGTCCAAAATGAGGTATCTGTTTTAGATAGAGGTGCTTTAGATTCATTCATTAACATATACAGTATATTAGTTGGG contains:
- the LOC141873402 gene encoding uncharacterized protein LOC141873402; the protein is MYVLCFFLAGRVTENFSSLGLGGITETMFSRTEEVARCIQLMQQSCIDNNLAFEVTIPPFMNHSFEEICWQAHDSRRAVVVVLLNPSSHHNQSRSAMLRVLQRLQEACQESDWFFPWVAETSSIGGERVGTLYGHGDYDQIIILAPSSQQTPVFVDRVGGT